Sequence from the Leptospira bourretii genome:
GTACTTTGCAAAATTGTGCAAACGAACCCCAGTTAGATTCATATCCCCAAATGATTTGGGAAGGTGCATACATTGGATCTTTACCAGAAAGAACCCATGGATCTTTTGGATCCCACATTGCACAATGGACAACAACTTCATCGCCCACTTTTACATTTTTAACTTCAGATCCAACTTTGTAGACAATCCCAGAAGCATCTGATCCACCAATGTGGAATTTTTCTGGTTCACCTTTTTTGTTACGAGCTGCGATCACATCAACAGGATATCCTAAAGCTGCCCAAACATTATTATAGTTAACACCGGCAGCCATAGTGGCTACGAGAACTTCGTTCGGACCGATCTCCGGAACATCAATGACTTCTGACTGGAAAGAAGTTTTCGGTTCGCCGTAACGTTCCGGGCGAATGACCTGCGCGTGCATTTTTTTGGGCACAACTCCAATAGGAGGGAGTTCCCCTACTGGTACGATTTCTACGTTGCTCATAGATTACCTTTTACGATTAAAATTTATAGAGTTTCTTAGAACGTTTTAAAAAAGGCATCAGATGTCAATCGCTTCCCCACTCCATGGAGAAGGCAAAAGTCCATGCAGATTGATAGAGTCGATACTCACGATCCCTTTGTAACGGGTACCGATAGGCTAAACTCATGTTGTATTTCTCAGAAAAATTCCAAGAAAACCCAGCGCTCGCCTCCGTAAAATACGATGGGTTCGCTTTATCTTTTTCTTTTGAATAATCCACACCATTATAGGGATTACGATACAAGAGACCAGTAAAGAGAGAAATTTCTTGCATCAAATAATACGTCACATAAGCGGAAATAAGAGTCGTTTTTTTGAACTCATACTCCGGTTCAGGAGGAGAGGCAGAAGGTTTTCTATAGTAGTAAGGAATTCCATCATTGTCTTGTAAGTTGTTTGGTTGGGGACGAGAAAGTGGATTTAATCCACCAATCTTAGTTACAAAAGACCACTTCTCATACAAATACCCAAGTTTGATAAACCCAGAACCTGTATAATAATTTCCACCAGTGAATCGGTCTGTGTCAGGTCCACTGGGAAAACCAACAGAACCCTCGATCACAAAAAAGTAAGGTTTATCTAAATCAAAGAAAGGTTGGAATTTAAAACCAAGATAAGTTTTTCCAATCCTTGCTGCATCCTCTCTTCCTCGTTGTTGGTAATAATTCCAAGGCACAGAAGCATTCAGTGCAAATCTTCCATCGAAAAAATTCATCTCCGCAAAGGCTGTGGTTGTGAAGAGATGGCTATTCTCACGAGTGGATTGGTAATAATCTTGGGTCATTACCAAATAGTTAGTTGGTTTTTCCCTCTTTCCCGTAAATGGATCCACAAATCTTGCGGTGGCATTCGGACTATCCGACGAACCAGTGTGATGTGAATGAATCGATTGAAAAGAAATTATAAAAAGAAATAAAACTAAAACACTTTGTTTCATCGTTCCACTCCAGGGAAACAACCAGGAAAACTAAAAACAATATCTTCTGCTTGGAGATTCTGCAATAGAATATTGTATAAAGTCACATTCGAAACTTTTGAAATGATGACAGGCCCAGCCACGAGAGATAGTTGCTCTAAAAAGCGGACGGGAGTTCCTGAAACGGTGCGATCCTGAAAAAGTGAGGAAAGAGAGAATAGAATTTCTATATTTCCGCTTCTCCCCAGTTTGATTGGGATTTTGCATTTAGGAGTGATGGATTTATTTCCTTGTGAAAACAAAATTGTCACATCTTTTGCTCCCACTGTCATCCGAATATAAATCTCTTCCCAACTCACATTGGCCACTGCCACCACTCCTAATGGCATACTCGAAATCCTTGTGTTTGGAAAAAGAAAACTAGCTCCCGTTTCCATTGTGCTATTGTAAGCTGTAATATTAGAAATCGTTCCTGCTGTTAAAAAAGGATAAGACTTTCCATACAAATCATCTGCTGGCAAATCGAGAGGCACCGTATACGGGGTATGTGTTTTTGCTGTTGCGTTAGAACTTTTTTCCGAACCAGAAGTAGAAACACCTAAAACTTGGTTAGGAGGATTGATGCGATAGGTTCCCGTTTCCCAGGTTATATAAGAACTACTTTGTATTGTAATATTATATGTTGTAGGTGTAGGGCTCGTTAAACTAAATTGGTTTAGGTTATCATCCGCTTGGTCATCATAACTTCGAAGATTCGTACCCACCGCTACCGTTTGGTTGTTATTAAAAAAGATTAAGTTTTGAAGGATTGTTTCTTTTTCTTTGTTACTATCCCCCACCGAACCAAAGGTACAGTGAGAGAAAAGAAGAGGCAGAAGAAAGAACAAAATCCACTTACAATGAC
This genomic interval carries:
- a CDS encoding LIC11086 family outer membrane transporter produces the protein MKQSVLVLFLFIISFQSIHSHHTGSSDSPNATARFVDPFTGKREKPTNYLVMTQDYYQSTRENSHLFTTTAFAEMNFFDGRFALNASVPWNYYQQRGREDAARIGKTYLGFKFQPFFDLDKPYFFVIEGSVGFPSGPDTDRFTGGNYYTGSGFIKLGYLYEKWSFVTKIGGLNPLSRPQPNNLQDNDGIPYYYRKPSASPPEPEYEFKKTTLISAYVTYYLMQEISLFTGLLYRNPYNGVDYSKEKDKANPSYFTEASAGFSWNFSEKYNMSLAYRYPLQRDREYRLYQSAWTFAFSMEWGSD